Below is a genomic region from Haliotis asinina isolate JCU_RB_2024 chromosome 14, JCU_Hal_asi_v2, whole genome shotgun sequence.
gttaatggtatattttgaacgtctatttgttatttatgccgaattcattctcatgtgtttccgttctcacaaggcagatggatactgtatttcatgtaccggcattgggtagtggtatgctcgcaaaatggaatgtcccctacttgttaatggtatattttgaacgtctattttgttatttatgccgaattcattctcatgtgtttccgttctcataaggcagatggatactgtatttcatgtaccggcattgggtagtggtatgctcgcaaaatggaatgtcccctacttgttaatggtatattttgaacgtctattttgttatttatgccgaattcattctcatgtgtttccgttctcataaggcagatggatactgtatttcatgtaccggcattgggtagtggtatgctcgcaaaatggaatgtcccctacttgttaatggtatattttgaacgtctattttgttatttatgccgaattcattctcatgtgtttccgttctcataaggtagatggatactgtatttcatgtaccggcattgggtagtggtatgctctcaaaatggaatgtcccctacttgttaatggtatattttgaacgtctattttgttatttatgccgaattcattctcatgtgtttccgttctcacaaggcagatggatactgtatttcatgtaccggcattgggtagtggtatgctcccaaaatggaatgtcccctacttgttaatggtatattttgaacgtctattttgttatttatgccgaattcattctcatgtgtttccgtctcataaggcagatggatactgtatttcatgtaccggcattgggtagtggtatgctcgcaaaatggaatgtcccctacttgttaatggtatattttgaacgtctattttgttatttatgccgaattcattctcatgtgtttccgttctcataaggcagatggatactgtatttcatgtaccggcattgggtagtggtatgctcgcaaaatggaatgtcccctacttgttaatggtatattttgaacgtctattttgttatttatgccgaattcattctcatgtgtttccgttttcataagtcagatggatactgtatttcatgtaccggcattgggtagtggtatgctcgcaaaatggaatgtcccctacttgttaatggtatattttgaacgtctattttgttatttatgccgaattcattctcatgtgtttccgttctcataaggcagatggatactgtatttcatgtaccggcattgggtagtggtatgctcgcaaaatggaatgtcccctacttgttaatggtatattttgaacgtctattttgttatttatgccgaattcattctcatgtgtttccgttctcataaggcagatggatactgtatttcatgtaccggcattgggtagtggtatgctcgcaaaatggaatgtcccctacttgttaatggtatattttgaacgtctattttgttatttatgccgaattcattctcatgtgtttccgttctcacaaggcagatggatactgtatttcatgtaccggcattgggtagtggtatgctcgcaaaatggaatgtcccctacttgttaatggtatattttgaacgtctattttgttatttatgccgaattcattctcatgtgtttccgttctcacaaggcagatggatactgtatttcatgtaccggcattgggtagtggtatgccGGATTATTATCGGAACGTGGGATGgcagctcactcattcactcactcactactcactcGGTCGGTGGAAGCTCAATCGATCAATGGAAGCGCAATCAACCTGAGCTACACATGATGACGTCGGTAACCGGTTTTGTGGATTTCGCGTTGACAGAGAGTACCTCTTATTTTTAATTCTACATTCCACCTGGTTGTCTATTTTGATCAAATACAGACTGTAGGCACACTGCACTTCGTAATGCAAAGTGTTAAAGAGTACTAATCCTTTCCcacatgacgtcactgtagtgCAGTCTCTTGGCGGGCAAGCGTGAAGAAGGCGACGTTATAGCGGTTCATGCACATGAAGCAGACATTCTGATATAGGGTACTAAAAAAGGTCTGCTTCGTGTGATTTTCACCAGAAACCAGAAATTATGTTTTTCCTGCCAGCTAATCCGGATAATCTGGATTATGCGCATGGGTGATCAGCTCAACCCTGAGTCTGCCTCAATATAAAGAATTCAAATTTGATAAACGTGTTTATTTACAttacatgttattacacttaCATTAATTCATCAGTCATCATACATTTTGACACACTTTAGGACAATTTCAAGTTAAAAGATGCAGAATCTGCATAGTCCATTAGTGTAATTTCGTTGTTACGGAGGCGTTGCTTCaggttcttcttcttctttgagGGTGGTTCCCTCTAGCCTGGTACTGCTGTAGTTTTGATTCAGTTGACATCTGAATTAACTTTTTTCCTTTTGTTGAGCCTGTACAGGACccacttgcacagagcaatcttagttacaatcaatcttaggcccctacaagcaactttacaatcaccatacaattgccctaatccacttgcacaaagacgatcttaagacatcatggatttaagattgcaatcttaactaagatcgaactcttcaacgttggacgtagaaatttcttaaactcgactcctgtctacagttgtcttcaagtgcgcatagcatgcagcgcaaatacaacgtggaactggttactgcacacaGATGACATTCCTTCTTTAGCGCACCTTGCAGACTTTTCATGACAACAAacctaaaaaaacaaacaaacaaaagaaaaacccaaacaaccccaacccacaaatcCTTGAAGTAAATAATAATGTTGAAGGAAGCGATAACGTagaaggtaacatgtataatcactcgtacctcaggggttattctctaatttttctacattctaattttttttatgaactaaacatgtgatactgcaaccacagaaatatcatgttttatgcaaatactgaagtacaaacaaatacattaacagatttggtcttgagttattgacctaatgatcatgaaattaaaagataacacataaataaaatttccatatgatataacacctaaatgtaccatcagtggctgtcagttgaacatagtttggcatcggtgttatttggagtaaaatcacatatatatatcccacaagcattagatttgtaaagatatgaaagtgtgacgtgactgtgggagtgtttcttgataattattttttcgctttgtttaaaaaaaacccgtTATATGCAAATTTCAAATACCCCAGCAAGTGCATTTTTCCCGTTTgaaaaatacttgtattatatttaaaatgcatacatTAAAACTCTTGTCTTTCGTCAGATTCAGTTTTTTCAAGTAGAAAAAACATACTTTTGTactttatccaactgtagattatttcattgataaactaagacaaaatcattaaccgaaaaTCTGATCTGTGACAAaagaacatgcattgtatttaagcatggcagattttacggcaacggcataatctgcaaagggaaaccactcccatcttgcgtaaaaactaaaattagctgcctttgagttattgaaaaggtcatggccactgctaatcgcatgcagacacatttcgttactatcctttccttgtttatcaaaaaggtatggtgttcatactttttccaaaactgaatcgggtgagaaatgtactttatgatatcgactcgataatgatgttgttcactaccgcaaataacgatatttctgacgttaaatcgatgttgcattctccgtgttgttgaagtgtcgaggcgaatcatacagttttatgcaatatgaaagcaatgccctaacgtaaagctaattatttgcgtgaaattgacacaacttggacgccattttgctgctgactacaatgatcttagctccttacaattggttccgaccaattataagttttgattgtaacttacaatgatcttagcctacaatcgctttgtgcaagtgggtggCGATTGTAGCCGGTGCCTAAAATCGCGATcataaggatttacaataattgtagcttagagttttgtgcaagtgggcccaggaaTCCTCCTACATATAGATATCTTCCTCCTCTAGCAGTTGGTATGAACTTGTGACCTAACTGTACCTCTGCCCTGAAGGGTATGATGCTTTGCCAAATTATCATTCCCTTTAGTTGTGTCTCGAAACAAACTCATTCGATAAATTAATATAAttaatgacaagtgaacacttttattttgaataaagtTCAACATTTAATCGGTATTAATTtggtatttaaaaaaatgtattatTAAAAAGGGTGTTAAGACTAACCACAATTAGcgcaagtctttcatatgtagtggttaaaagagtacagaaatgtgagtttattcgttctttaacaAACCTTTACGTCAAAACGCTGTTCTTCACATGTACGATATTTGAACATGCTTTACAGCAATTTAATGCATAATTCTCGTGCGATGTATATTTTCAGTAGCTACAGCAAAAAACCCCAAGTATTTCTTTTCAGTTCAACTAAGGCTTCAATCATTTCGATAAACCTATCTCCGATAACCTCAAACCAGATTAAATTTCGACCATTTCACGACATGCTATTTACGATGCAACTTTGTATTGCTATCGCTGTTCTTAAAatataacattattaaaactTGCAATATATAGATCTACTGGCAATAACTGGTTTTGAACCCGCAAGCTTTGCTTTACTCGCTTGGCGGTTTTAATCCACTAGGCTACGAAGGAATCTTAAAAAGGCTGAGATTGTCTGTCAGAATGAACCATGTGTCCTCACAGGATGGGTACCGCGGTCACCGAAAGTGCAGAACACAGGTAACGCGTGCAAAGCACATTCCGCGTGCAAGGCAAGGTTTTGGCTGACAGTCGCATTCCGGATGACACCGGCTGTTCCATCATTTGCCGACTGTTCCATCTATGTTGTTCTGCTCAGTGCGTGTACACAAAACATTTGcacaaattgaaaataatacacatttgtgttttacattcacAACTGTTCAAAAGTCCAGTGTAAACCCTTGTAACCAGAAAAATCCCCACCGTGGGTTCTGCATTTGCTACCAAAGCGTCGGAGTCATGTTTTATCCTTTACATCAACACTTTAGAAGCCATTTCCTTTAATGCCATTCTCAAGCCATTTCTGATAGAAGTAAGTTTGTTCCATGTGATCAAGAATATTAAATGGTCGGTCTCCATCTCGAACCCTGATACCTGGCGTGACAGATGAACCAACACCTCGAAGCTACCCAATCTTTGCACTGAAAATGGACAATCTGACAGTTCATGTCAACtttgtgaaactgaaacaaatgtacataatatatatgtgAAAAAGGCCTCATCCAGAGGCCTCTCCTTGACGCAGCAACGTAACGATATCACCAAGCCCATCGATGTAGTAGTCGGGCACAAAACCGTCACCGCCTCCGTCACCGCAGTTGATACCGTCAACATCCTTCTGAGTGGATTGTCCAGTGAGAACCAGGATTGATCTCATACCACATCTCGCGGCGAGGGCTATGTCAGTTGACAGACTGAAATGTTAACAGAATTGAGCTTATTTCATGGATATCAAATCTAGGTCTATCCTCGATAACACAGTGTCAGCTTGTGCTGAACATGACGTATCGTATGTCAACTGCCAAATGTAAACGCTCTGACTGTTGATTCTTACCGGGATTAAAACCAAAAGATCAAACCAATCACTTctgtctttctttctttttaacaTCTCGAAAAAGTTCCCTTTGCAATATCTGTCAAAATTAAAGTAACATTATTTATCGACGGAATTGGAAAATTTAACCTCATAAGAGTATGGTCACGTGCATCTATCTTCTTTGGCTCTAGATCGTGGTATTTCGTGATTATTTGTCAACAAGCAAATATAATTTAGACAGATGCACCAGATTTTGAAACATAGTCCACCTTTAACACATTTTGGCATCCGCTTTGAAGCTTTGTGAGTAAATCGTTGGCTCATCAAGTCAAAGGCGTGccatgttcgattcccataTGGTAttccgtgatactgctggaatattgctggaagtgcCGTAAAGCCATTGTCACTCACTACTCTCTCTTCGGGAGAAAATGCCGGGCTCacttctccacatgggtacaacgtgcgacgcccatttctgatggCCCTCGCCGTCATATATTTAGAATATTGCGGAAAGTGGCGTAAAGGTATATGCACGCACTACTCTCTCTTCGACTCAGTAAGTTCATCACACACCTGTCTCCAATAAGGCAGCACCTGCTTGGATCAAGTTGGTGCGCGTCTCTTCTGATCTGTTCGAGAATAATCCTGCTCGGTTTTCCAATAAGTATGGGTGTTTTCCCAGTCGCTTCCCCCACAGCGGCCACCAACACTCCAGCATCTGCAAGGTTAGCAGTTTTTACAGGCAGAATAAACCAGAATAAATATCTGGCTGTTCTTCTCAataagagtcagtgagtgagtgtagttttacgccgcacacagcaatattccagctatatggcggcggtctgtaaataatcgagtctggaccagacaatccagtgatcaacaacatgagcatcgatctgcgcagttgggaaccgatgacatgtgtcaaccaagtcagcgagtttgaccacccgatcccgttagtcgcctcttacgacaattatAGTCAcaatttatggcaagcatgggttgctgaaggcctattctaccccgggaccttcacgggtacttcTCAATAAGAGGACAGGTAGAGTATCCTAAtagtcaaagcgttcgcttgtcacgccgaagatcctggttcggttccccacataggtgcaatgtgtgaaagccATATCTTGTgcctcccgccgtgatattcctggaatattgctgaaagcggcgaaagcccaaactcactcacttactgtgaAAGAAAATTTCACAATTCTGGAACACTAAGagacaacaacacaaaaaaagaaagaaaaaagaacaaaatataaaaagcaCGATCTTTTTAATCATTGaaatatgtaatgaaaacaatatatgaagcAATACGGTAAAGAAAATACTCCAAGGAAAGGTATTTGTAGATGGATGCCTGTTAGACTTTGTCATAACGGGATTTAGGTGGACACTGTGGAAGATGAGCATTATTAAGAGGCTCACCTATTGTAACCAAGCCATCTGTAGTTGGATAACATAAGTCTTCGTGAGTTGCAAGTGAAATGGCACCTCGGGCTATGTAGTTTACTGCCTTCTGCAGCTTGGAGATGTTGAAGTAGTTGTCGTAACCCACGATGACGCAGTTTACCTGCGGACATAAAGAGTGATTATCACCCCTCACCAACTATATAGCATGATACTCATTATCACACCGCAACGCTTtcgtatcatcatcatcatcatcatcatcatcatcatcatcatcatcatcatcatcatcaccgttaTCATCACCACATTTACCATCACCCtcactatcaccatcatcaccctcattatcatcatcgccatctcatcatcatcaccaccctcACCgctatcatcaccatcatcatcatcaccaccctcACCGTTATCATCACCACCCTTACCATCACCCtcactatcaccatcatcaccctcattatcatcaccaccttcatcatcatcttcaccgTCACCGTCACAGTTATCATCACCACCCTTGCCATCATAATCGCAatcttatcatcatcatcatcatcatcatcatcatcatcactaccatcACTACCCTCAACATCATTTCATCATCACTAGCACAGTATATTACCTCGGGGTCTAAGGATAAGTGCGTCAGATCTGTTGGACGACATGTAGCACCGACAGGGTCTTTGTCAACCTGAAACAGCAttctacaactactactacgtcaaagaaagacgttaacaaTCCGATGAGGACGTAACAGATAGGTATGGTACCTGCTGTCTATCAGCtttgctgttcaatatatacattcagagtgAGTACGGGGCTTTAGGGCAACGTTgcagttaaagcgtttgctgtTCACGACGAAAGGTCAGGCCCTATTCATTATAACTGCGGTAAAGATATATAGAATGGGCGGATAAAATACTACTTACTCCTTGTTCATCTGAACCGTTAGTGAGCAAAGCAACTAATTGTAGCGTATTCTTTATAGATATATTTAGTTCCATAATACTGTAGGCATTATCCAAGCACTAAATAAAAGATTTTTATCATTCATTTACCTAAATTGTTCTGAACAACTGTTTAAAAACAAACTATCAAAGAGGAACTATACTAGCTATCAACAGTTTAGACTGACTGGTGCAGCTACTCACTCCAGGCAACTGTtccaaactagattttgcacaatattTACACGTTGTTCAcaggtactgtttacacgtgAATATACATTGCAATACGTTGCATTTCAAACTAAACATTGTCGCAACATAGAAACATTATTGTGACgaattcaataaatgatgaaacttaaaggtcacatgcaacgtaaaacacaactttgcagattctggtaccttttggtatgcaattaccgaaacgaataataaaaaatgccaattcaatctaaaaggttgaaaaaaacgcgatgaaaaaaaagcccgcgaaatcggagttcaaacgtttcactaaattccccccagcgctggggggaaaactggtttcaacagctgtgctgcgctgcgtccataacgcatgcgcagtgaatagattcgcggagcttgaaacagtatgcatactgaggtcgtgagcagtagtctaatcttggttgtgtacacaaacaagtaaataatctgctcgttacgtaaaaaaaacatgttgattgtggtgagcagtctctgtcacagagaaagttcagtgtctggtttattcacacctatatgtctgcctgcctgtctgctaaagacaacatgcaatacacagcttcagtcattgaccacgtgcgatttgaacttaacacctatcagactgtacgacataaagaaaataagctgatttatgactcgtgcacccgagtcccgtgtctgccacattatgtaattaggcacgtatgatacacatgacatgtttttatgtctgtgggttgcaaacaaactacatccattttttttcggatgactggatctgacggaaactggtgcaaactcttgtcagtttcaagtcctgccttgtacttggacgaatgacagattccagccgcgcagtagtttactatctctactgacatgatttttttattggatggagcgcaaattcagagaatatgtattttccaaacccaacatctctatatacattcttcatggataacaacttcttttagtgtatataattttgtttgacaattgtatatgaatccatactgaaacgacggatcaaatacactaaaagaagttgttatccataaagaattttactttctggtgactggctatacttctaaaatgcccatcaaacagatcatctttctgtacacacaatgaaacctagcatatcagcaaatgaaacagccaatcggaagccgtcgtttcacttgagtgcatatccacccgctatggctgggttcggtctcccgagggcttcgtttcgggggaagtaagcccaagtacaaaatattgcacttttgaatctcgattgtacgcttataattgtgtgtatctgtgttttTAAAAggagcagtgtatattatatgtcatgaataagtgatatatgtgttttaattatgtttgattttttggttgcatgtgacctttaatgaaaaGTATTAAGCATTCTTAACACAATTTTCTACCAAAACGCATGCAGTTTCATGCATGATCGGGCAATTCACCTGCATGAACTTTGTAGTTGGTTAagttcccccaagttagtggagaaatccaTCTTCGATATAACCATACGAATATATACGTAACATATAGCGAGGGTTTTAAACTTTTGAAAGGTAGCAtattaaaaatagatattttatgTCTGCTTCAGTACTTCGCCAGAACGCACGTCACAAATGACTGGAAGCATGTACATGCACATGCAATGTGAGCTAGATGGGGACAGGCTTTCGGTCCACATTTGATGCATGGGGCCAGTTATTCTTGTTAATGTGACCCGGGGACAGGGTATGTTGGTAGTGGGCTCAATTCCCAGATCATCTCGATTATAGTATAGTTAACCGTTTACTATGATTTTGTGTAAGGACCAGAATGCTGAATCCAGAATCCAGGACAAACTGAAATCCAGGACAAGCAGATCCTGACATtttcaagggaggcaactcagaGTATTTTATGCAAACATACAACGTATAATGTTATAAAAAGTACACCTACACCGATTCCAGTGTGTTTAATGCCAAACTTGTCCAGTTCTTTCCCAATCGACGGTGTTCCCATAACATAGACTTTTCCTCGGAAACGTGTGTCCTTCAAATAGCTGGCAACTGCATACGCCGTGCCGTAGATTTGTCCCTGAAAGAAACTTGGCGTTACAAGTGTTCACTAATTTAGGAAATACACACGTAAGAGAGGATATCTAGTGGaggctgtctaaaccggcactcatcgggactgaagaaacaatccagtgtagacaatgtgctggattgtggAGCTTATTATAAGTGTACCAGCCGCAGATGGGACC
It encodes:
- the LOC137260675 gene encoding glycerol-3-phosphate phosphatase-like, translated to MACRRLDAKCLSDLLKDIDYFLLDIDGVIWNAAGDIQGSREAVETLQTLRAVIFLSNCSCLTREEFVSNFEELGYNVKPGQIYGTAYAVASYLKDTRFRGKVYVMGTPSIGKELDKFGIKHTGIGVDKDPVGATCRPTDLTHLSLDPEVNCVIVGYDNYFNISKLQKAVNYIARGAISLATHEDLCYPTTDGLVTIDAGVLVAAVGEATGKTPILIGKPSRIILEQIRRDAHQLDPSRCCLIGDSLSTDIALAARCGMRSILVLTGQSTQKDVDGINCGDGGGDGFVPDYYIDGLGDIVTLLRQGEASG